One region of Aphelocoma coerulescens isolate FSJ_1873_10779 chromosome 12, UR_Acoe_1.0, whole genome shotgun sequence genomic DNA includes:
- the HEMK1 gene encoding MTRF1L release factor glutamine methyltransferase isoform X1, translated as MTRLSHPLLRKLLSFPPQHVPGQLTPSKGAVLSPKQLSLRQRCSARPGLMTATDTVNYWQKVFETNGIPEAQESSQYIVSFVLGAKTFQSLDSKSLYTPLTAVQQEQIQQLSHKRLQRMPVQYVLGEWDFQDLTLKMRPPVFIPRPETEDLVSLVVEEEFQRCENSALCFPVPVPHPVILEIGCGSGAIALSLLCKLPQSRVIAMDKEEAAVDLTRENAHRLQLQERIHIIHQNVSHSSAKQLLLWGPIDVIVSNPPYVFHEDMASLDAEILRYEDLDALDGGDDGMRVIKTILALAPSLLKVSGSVFLEVDPRHPDMVEHWLQAHPDLLLTLRAIHKDFCGKPRFLHIQKQSS; from the exons ATGACACGACTCAGCCATCCACTGCTCAGGAAGTTGTTGAGCTTCCCACCTCAGCATGTGCCAGGGCAATTGACTCCAAGCAAGGGTGCTGTCCTCAGTCCAAAGCAGTTGTCTCTGAGGCAGAGATGCAGTGCAAGACCTGGGCTCATGACTGCCACTGATACGGTCAACTACTGGCAGAAGGTGTTTGAGACAAATGGGATCCCTGAAGCACAAGAATCTAGTCAATATATTGTGTCATTTGTCCTGGGAGCAAAAACA TTTCAGAGCCTGGATTCCAAAAGCCTCTACACTCCACTTACAGCAGTGCAGCAGGAGCAAATCCAGCAGCTGAGCCACAAGCGGCTACAAAG GATGCCAGTGCAGTACGTGCTTGGAGAGTGGGACTTCCAGGACCTGACCCTGAAGATGAGACCCCCAGTATTTATTCCACGGCCTGAAACAGAG gaTCTTGTCTCTTTAGTTGTGGAGGAAGAATTTCAGAGATGTGAGAATTCAGCCCTATGTTTCCCAGTTCCTGTTCCTCATCCTGTGATCCTGGAAATAGGCTGTGGCTCTGGAGCAATTGCTCTGAGTCTGCTCTGCAAACTGCCTCAG AGCAGAGTCATAGCCATGGATaaagaggaggctgctgtggaTCTCACCAGGGAGAATGCACACAG GCTGCAACTCCAAGAAAGGATTCACATCATCCACCAAAATGTTTCACACA gtTCTGCcaaacagctgctgctctggggccCCATAGATGTCATAGTCAGTAACCCCCCATATGTTTTCCATGAAGACATGGCTTCCTTGGATGCAGAAATCCTCCG CTATGAGGACCTTGATGCACTGGATGGGGGAGATGATGGCATGAGAGTCATCAAAACAATTCTGGCTTTGGCTCCTTCTCTTCTGAAGGTTTCTGG GAGTGTGTTTCTGGAAGTTGATCCCAGGCATCCAGATATGGTGGAACACTGGCTACAGGCACACCCAGACTTACTGCTCACCCTCCGTGCCATTCACAAGGACTTCTGTGGCAA
- the HEMK1 gene encoding MTRF1L release factor glutamine methyltransferase isoform X2, whose translation MTRLSHPLLRKLLSFPPQHVPGQLTPSKGAVLSPKQLSLRQRCSARPGLMTATDTVNYWQKVFETNGIPEAQESSQYIVSFVLGAKTFQSLDSKSLYTPLTAVQQEQIQQLSHKRLQRMPVQYVLGEWDFQDLTLKMRPPVFIPRPETEDLVSLVVEEEFQRCENSALCFPVPVPHPVILEIGCGSGAIALSLLCKLPQGSMRDSQGTTVGCRQQKSEVNREKGSAKQLLLWGPIDVIVSNPPYVFHEDMASLDAEILRYEDLDALDGGDDGMRVIKTILALAPSLLKVSGSVFLEVDPRHPDMVEHWLQAHPDLLLTLRAIHKDFCGKPRFLHIQKQSS comes from the exons ATGACACGACTCAGCCATCCACTGCTCAGGAAGTTGTTGAGCTTCCCACCTCAGCATGTGCCAGGGCAATTGACTCCAAGCAAGGGTGCTGTCCTCAGTCCAAAGCAGTTGTCTCTGAGGCAGAGATGCAGTGCAAGACCTGGGCTCATGACTGCCACTGATACGGTCAACTACTGGCAGAAGGTGTTTGAGACAAATGGGATCCCTGAAGCACAAGAATCTAGTCAATATATTGTGTCATTTGTCCTGGGAGCAAAAACA TTTCAGAGCCTGGATTCCAAAAGCCTCTACACTCCACTTACAGCAGTGCAGCAGGAGCAAATCCAGCAGCTGAGCCACAAGCGGCTACAAAG GATGCCAGTGCAGTACGTGCTTGGAGAGTGGGACTTCCAGGACCTGACCCTGAAGATGAGACCCCCAGTATTTATTCCACGGCCTGAAACAGAG gaTCTTGTCTCTTTAGTTGTGGAGGAAGAATTTCAGAGATGTGAGAATTCAGCCCTATGTTTCCCAGTTCCTGTTCCTCATCCTGTGATCCTGGAAATAGGCTGTGGCTCTGGAGCAATTGCTCTGAGTCTGCTCTGCAAACTGCCTCAG GGAAGCATGAGAGACAGCCAAGGGACCACTGTGGGATGCAGGCAGCAGAAGAGTGAAGTTAATAGAGAAAAAG gtTCTGCcaaacagctgctgctctggggccCCATAGATGTCATAGTCAGTAACCCCCCATATGTTTTCCATGAAGACATGGCTTCCTTGGATGCAGAAATCCTCCG CTATGAGGACCTTGATGCACTGGATGGGGGAGATGATGGCATGAGAGTCATCAAAACAATTCTGGCTTTGGCTCCTTCTCTTCTGAAGGTTTCTGG GAGTGTGTTTCTGGAAGTTGATCCCAGGCATCCAGATATGGTGGAACACTGGCTACAGGCACACCCAGACTTACTGCTCACCCTCCGTGCCATTCACAAGGACTTCTGTGGCAA